The Oceanimonas doudoroffii genome contains the following window.
TGGCCTGGGGTTAGGCGAGAACTTTATCGCCTCGGATCAGCTGGCGCTGCTGCCGGTCACCCGTCGTTTCCTGTTCCTGGAAGAGGGGGATGTGGCCGAGGTGACCCGCCGGGAGATTCGTATTTTTGACAGCAACGGCCAGCCGGTGACCCGTGCCGAACAGGAGTCGGACGTGATCCATGACGCCGGCGACAAGGGGGAATACCGCCACCATATGCTGAAGGAAATTCACGAGCAGCCCAAGGCCATCACCGACACCCTGGAGAGCCGGCTGAGCGAGCAGGGCGTGGTGGTGGAGTCTTTTGGCAACGGCGCCCGGGACATCTTTGAAAAGGTGGAGCATATTCAGCTGATCGCCTGTGGCACCTCCTACCATGCCGGCATGGTCGCCCGTTACTGGTTCGAAGCCCTGGCGGGGGTGCCCTGCGATATCGAGATCGCCTCGGAGTTTCGCTACCGCAAGTCGGTGGTGCGTCCCAACAGCCTGCTGATCACCCTGTCCCAGAGTGGCGAGACCGCCGACACCCTGGCGGCCCTGCGGCTGGCCAAGGAGTCCGGCTACATGGGCAGCCTGACCATCTGTAACGTGCCCGGTTCGTCCCTGGTGCGGGAGTCGGATCTGGCCTTTATGACCCGGGCCGGCGCCGAAATTGGCGTGGCTTCTACCAAGGCGTTTACCACCCAATTGGTGGCGCTGCTGATGCTGGTGGCGGCGGTGGGCCGTTGCCGCGGCAACATGAGCGAGCAGACCGAGGCGAGCCTGGTGAGCTCGCTGCGTTCGCTGCCGGCGCACATTGTTGACACCCTGGCCCTGGCCGGTGACATAGAGCAACTGGCGGAAGAGTTTGCCGACAAGTATCACAGCCTGTTCCTGGGCCGGGGCGAGCAGTATCCCATCGCCATGGAAGGGGCGCTCAAGCTCAAGGAAATTTCCTACATTCACGCCGAGGCCTATGCCGCCGGCGAGCTCAAGCATGGCCCGCTGGCGCTGATTGACGCCGACATGCCCATTATCGTGGTGGCGCCCAACAACGAGCTGCTGGAAAAGCTGAAGTCCAACGTGGAAGAAGTACGCGCCCGGGGCGGCATTCTCTATGTGTTTGCCGACAAACGCGCCGGCTTTAAAGGCGACGACACCATGCGGGTGATGTCGCTGGAGCACGTGGACGAGGTGATCGCGCCCATCGTCTACACGGTGCCGCTGCAGCTGCTGTCCTACTACGTGGCCCTGATCAAGGGGACCGACGTGGATCAGCCCCGCAATTTGGCCAAGTCGGTCACGGTGGAATAAGGCTAACCGGTTTCCAGAAAGCGAAGGGGGCGGCCTTGTGGTGTGGGGGACAGTGTTTCATCCCGCACCACGGGATGGCCGCGCACCACCGTGTGTATCGGCCATCCGGTGATGGCCTTGCCATCGTAGGGTGTCCAGCCACTGCGGCTGGCGATCCAGTCGTTGGTGATGGTGCGCTGCGCGGCCAGGTCGACCAGGGTCAGATCGGCGTCGTATCCCAGCGCGATTCGCCCCTTTCCCTGTATTCCGAAAATACGTGCCGGGCCGGCGCTGGTCAGATCGATCAGCCGCTGCAGGCTGAGCCGGCCGGCATTGACGTGGTCAAGCATGATCGGCAGCAGGGTTTGCACGCCGGTCATGCCACTGGGGGAATGTGGATAGGGTTGTGCCTTTTCTTCCAGGGTATGGGGGGCATGATCACTGCCAATTACGTCAACCACTCCCTCACGAATGGCCTGCCACAAGGCGTCCCGATGGCGCTGCTCTCGAACCGGCGGGTTCATCTGTGCCAGGCTGCCCAAACGAGAATAGCACTCCGGTGCCGCCAGGGTCAGGTGATGAGGGGTAACCTCCACGGTTACCCTGTGTTTGTGCCGGGCCAAAAACTGCATTTCCTCCGCGGTGGAGATATGCAGTATATGCAGGCGGCGGCCGGTCTCTTCGGCCAGGGCCACGATGCGCCTGGTGGCCTTGAGGGCGCTTTCAACATCACGCCATTCGGGGTGCCGATGCACATCTTTGCTGAGCTCGACCATGGATTTTCGCTCACGCAGGCGCGCCTCGTCTTCGGCGTGAACGGCCATGCGCCGGCGTCCGTGCCGAAGTATTTGCCGCAACACCTCGTCTTCATCCGCCAGCAGGTCACCAAATGAACTGCCCATGAAAACCTTGATCCCGGCACAACCAGGCAGTGTTTCCAGATCCTGTAATTGCCGCGCGTTAATCGCTGAGCCGCCGATATAGAAGGCATAATCGCACCAGGCCCGTTGCCCTGCGGCATTCAGCTTGGCCTGAAGATCGTGCTGCCACAGCGTTAGCGGGTTGGTATTGGGCATCTCGAAAACCGCGGTCACGCCGCCCAGCACGGCGCCTTTGGTGCCGCCATCGAGATCTTCCTTGTGCGTCAGGCCGGGTTCACGAAAGTGAACCTGGCTGTCAATGACCCCGGGCAACACATGCAGTCCATGGGCATTCAGGCTGTTGTCTGCGCTCCACGTGCCCTGCAATGGCCCCAGTGCCACTATGCGGCCTTCCCGGCAGGCAATGTCGATTTGCTCGGGACCATTGGGCGTCATTACCGTGCCGCCCAGTACCAGCAGGTCTGCATGTTTCATATGATGTGTGTTTCCCTATTGATCAGATTCAGGTTGGCGCGATGCCGAACGAGGTCACTTTATGGCGCCGCCATGGCCGGGTTTCCGTTGGCAGAGGCCACCGCATCGTGGGGATGCAGGCTTTCCAGGTGGCGAACATGGATTTGTGCTTCAGAGTCGTGCACGCCGAGGGCATGCTGAATGCGCCGGGCGGCATCTTCTACATACATCAGGTTTTGGCCGTTAAGCGATGCAAATGCCTGCTCATCGGCGCGTTTCACGGCGGTCTGTACCGGGGTGGCCAGTGCTTGCTCTATTCGATCAATGAGGGCCATCAGGCCAAAGCTTGGGGCATCTGAGCAAAGGGTAACGGCAACCTGTGCTTCGCTGCGCTGGCTGTGGGGGGTGGCCAGGGTGGCATGCTGCTCCAGCCAGGCCGCGACGTCTTCCGTGGTTACTCCCTTGCCGTCGGGGAAATGATCCCTGAATCCCTGAGCCACCAGCTGTCGGGACAAGGCGGCCGAAGCGGGACAGGTTGAGGAGTATTCCACCTGCACTGATGCCTGCAGTGACAGCTCGCCGCGCTTCAGGGTGGCTTCAAGCCGAACGGGATAAGACTTCCAGCCTGCCAGCTCGGGGGTTTTCAGGGCCGCGCGCCTGGCCAGCAGGTTAAAGCGCAACCTGATCCGGGCGCTGTCGGTATGACAGTCACTATGGCTTTCAATCATTCGCTCTAGCAGCGTTTCAAGCTGTGCCGGCGCGATCTCGGCCTGGTGGGACAACTCATTCAGCATGCGGTAAATGCGGGACATGTGTATGCCCTTGACCGTTGCCGACGGCAGATTGACCTGGGCATCAACCACGGCATGGACCGGCCCCGGGCAGCCCGGTTCGGAAATGGTGACGGGAAGGTCGATTCCACTCATGCCAACCCATTCCAGCGGGGCCTGAATGGGTGAGTGTTCGTCGGCGGCAACGTCTGGCAGATCTCTGTTCATGCTCAGCCTATTTGGATGCAGTGATGGTGCTTCTTGTTGATGAAGCCTGCCCGATAACGATGAGGCAGGCGTCAAGGGAGCAGCCGTGATGGGTGAGAATTCCTCAATTACTGTTATGTTATAACATATTTATTTTGCTGAGAACCCGGCACCGAAAGGTGCGAACCCGTCTTGAATATCCGCTCACCGCCATCCCTGCCGCACCGACTGCCTTCGCATTGTCCGGTAGCAAGATCGGGCACGACATTAAATTTGAAATAATACATATGTGATAAATTGAATATTTGTTTTTTCGGATGTATTGTTGGGCCAATGATACGGGGGGAGTTCAATGAAACGAGTATTGTTTGTGTGCACGGCCAACGCGGCCCGCTCGCAGATGGCGGAAGCCCTGTTACGCCATTTTGCCGGTGACAGTTTCGAAGTGTTCAGTGCCGGAACCGAGCCTGCGGAGGTGGACCCTCGCACCCTGAAGGCGCTGCAGGACTTTGGCCTGAGCACCGCCGGGCTGGAATCCAAGTCGGTTGAAAGCCTGGAACACCAGCATTTCGACTTTGTGATCAGCTTGTGTGACAAGGCCCATCGGGAGTGTCGTCACTGGCCCGGCAGCGGGGTGGTCATGGCCTGGGATTTTCCCGATCCCAAGGGCAGCAGTGACCCAAGGGCCTTCGCCCTCACGCTTCAGGAGCTCAGTGAGCGAATACGCCTGTTTGTGCTGGTTAACAGCAAGCAGATCAAGTCTGAGGTCAAGTCCGTACAGCCGCTGGACTTTTTCAAGTCGCTGGCGGATGAAACCAGGCTGCTGAGCCTGCTGTTGATCGAACGGGAAGGGGAGCTGTGCGTATGTGAACTGATTGCCGCGCTGAACCTGCCGCAGTCCAAGATATCAAGGCACCTGAGCCAGCTGCGCAAGGTAGGCCTGTTGCTGGATCGGCGTCAGGGACAGTGGGTGTTCTATCGTATTCATCCGTTACTCAATGACTGGATGCGCAACATACTCAAAGACACCCTGGAGCACAGCCCGGAGCTGCTGGAACAACCCTGCGCCCGTCTCGGCGAAATGACGTCACGACCGTCTTCGGAAAGCAATGTCTGTGGTGAGGAGAGCCTTAATGTCCTGTGAAATTCCCGATCTGCCCAACCTGGATGCCGGGCAGTTTTTAACCCCCGACCCGCACGCCCTGGGTGTGAACGGACCCGCGCACGCGCCCAGAATCCTGCTGTTGTACGGCTCCCTGCGCCAGCGCTCCTTCAGCCGCCTGGTGACCGAAGAGGCAAGCCGGTTGTTGCAGGCAATGGGCGCCGAAACCCGCACTTTCAACCCCAGCGGGCTGCCCTTGCCGGACGATGCCGATGAACAGCATCCCAAGGTGCGGGAATTGCGGGAGCTGGTGCAGTGGTGTGAGGGCATGGTGTGGTGTTCGCCGGAGCGTCACGGTGCCATGACCTCGGTGATGAAGGCACAGATTGACTGGATTCCCCTGAGCATGGGCGCGGTGCGCCCGACCCAGGGCAAGACCCTGGCGGTGATGCAGGTAAGTGGCGGCTCCCAGAGCTTTAACGCGGTTAATCAGTTACGCATTCTTGGGCGCTGGATGCGCATGATCACCATTCCCAATCAGTCGTCGGTGGCCAAGGCCTTTATGGAATTTGACGATAATGATCGCATGAAGCCCTCGTCCTATTACAACCGCATCGTGGACGTCATGGAAGAGCTGATGAAGTTCACCCTGCTGACCCGGGGCGGCAGCGACTATCTGACCAACCGCTACTCCGAGCGGGTCGAAAGCGCCGAGCAACTCACGACTCGCGTCAACCAGCGCGCAATTTAACGAGGGAGTGGAATAAATGGGTATTTTCGAGCGCTATCTCACGCTGTGGGTTGCCCTTTGTATTTTCGCCGGCGTGGGGCTGGGCAATCTGGCTCCCGATCTGTTTGAACTGATTGCGCGACTGGAGCTGGCCCATGTCAATCTGGTGGTAGCGGTGTTCATCTGGGTCATGATTTATCCCATGATGGTGCAGATAGACTTCAGTGCCATCAAGGATGTGGGCAAGAAACCCAAAGGGCTGCTGCTGACCCTGATCATCAACTGGCTGATCAAGCCGTTCACCATGGCGGCGCTGGGCTGGCTGTTTTTTCGCGTGTTTTTTGCCGACTGGGTCGATCCGCAAAGCGCGGGTGAATATATCGCCGGCATGATACTGCTGGGTGTGGCGCCCTGCACCGCCATGGTATTTGTCTGGAGTCAGCTCACCAAGGGCGACCCCAATTACACCCTGGTACAGGTGTCGGTCAACGATATCATCATGATCTTCGCCTTTGCGCCGATTGCCGCCTTTCTGCTGGGGGTCAGCAACATAGCCGTGCCCTGGGAGACGCTGTTGCTGTCGGTGCTGCTGTATGTGGTGCTGCCGCTGGTGGCTGGCGCCTGGACCCGG
Protein-coding sequences here:
- a CDS encoding metalloregulator ArsR/SmtB family transcription factor, which codes for MKRVLFVCTANAARSQMAEALLRHFAGDSFEVFSAGTEPAEVDPRTLKALQDFGLSTAGLESKSVESLEHQHFDFVISLCDKAHRECRHWPGSGVVMAWDFPDPKGSSDPRAFALTLQELSERIRLFVLVNSKQIKSEVKSVQPLDFFKSLADETRLLSLLLIEREGELCVCELIAALNLPQSKISRHLSQLRKVGLLLDRRQGQWVFYRIHPLLNDWMRNILKDTLEHSPELLEQPCARLGEMTSRPSSESNVCGEESLNVL
- the folE2 gene encoding GTP cyclohydrolase FolE2, translated to MNRDLPDVAADEHSPIQAPLEWVGMSGIDLPVTISEPGCPGPVHAVVDAQVNLPSATVKGIHMSRIYRMLNELSHQAEIAPAQLETLLERMIESHSDCHTDSARIRLRFNLLARRAALKTPELAGWKSYPVRLEATLKRGELSLQASVQVEYSSTCPASAALSRQLVAQGFRDHFPDGKGVTTEDVAAWLEQHATLATPHSQRSEAQVAVTLCSDAPSFGLMALIDRIEQALATPVQTAVKRADEQAFASLNGQNLMYVEDAARRIQHALGVHDSEAQIHVRHLESLHPHDAVASANGNPAMAAP
- a CDS encoding dihydroorotase produces the protein MKHADLLVLGGTVMTPNGPEQIDIACREGRIVALGPLQGTWSADNSLNAHGLHVLPGVIDSQVHFREPGLTHKEDLDGGTKGAVLGGVTAVFEMPNTNPLTLWQHDLQAKLNAAGQRAWCDYAFYIGGSAINARQLQDLETLPGCAGIKVFMGSSFGDLLADEDEVLRQILRHGRRRMAVHAEDEARLRERKSMVELSKDVHRHPEWRDVESALKATRRIVALAEETGRRLHILHISTAEEMQFLARHKHRVTVEVTPHHLTLAAPECYSRLGSLAQMNPPVREQRHRDALWQAIREGVVDVIGSDHAPHTLEEKAQPYPHSPSGMTGVQTLLPIMLDHVNAGRLSLQRLIDLTSAGPARIFGIQGKGRIALGYDADLTLVDLAAQRTITNDWIASRSGWTPYDGKAITGWPIHTVVRGHPVVRDETLSPTPQGRPLRFLETG
- the glmS gene encoding glutamine--fructose-6-phosphate transaminase (isomerizing) encodes the protein MCGIVGAVAQRDVAEILVEGLRRLEYRGYDSAGVAIIHDNQLGRVRRLGKVQALADALDEQPLAGGTGIAHTRWATHGEPSERNAHPHVSGNIAVVHNGIIENHEELREVLKEKGYAFESDTDTEVIAHLVHWHRQHTDSLLAALQATVRELRGAYGTVLMDVNDDSRVVVARSGSPLVIGLGLGENFIASDQLALLPVTRRFLFLEEGDVAEVTRREIRIFDSNGQPVTRAEQESDVIHDAGDKGEYRHHMLKEIHEQPKAITDTLESRLSEQGVVVESFGNGARDIFEKVEHIQLIACGTSYHAGMVARYWFEALAGVPCDIEIASEFRYRKSVVRPNSLLITLSQSGETADTLAALRLAKESGYMGSLTICNVPGSSLVRESDLAFMTRAGAEIGVASTKAFTTQLVALLMLVAAVGRCRGNMSEQTEASLVSSLRSLPAHIVDTLALAGDIEQLAEEFADKYHSLFLGRGEQYPIAMEGALKLKEISYIHAEAYAAGELKHGPLALIDADMPIIVVAPNNELLEKLKSNVEEVRARGGILYVFADKRAGFKGDDTMRVMSLEHVDEVIAPIVYTVPLQLLSYYVALIKGTDVDQPRNLAKSVTVE
- the arsH gene encoding arsenical resistance protein ArsH produces the protein MSCEIPDLPNLDAGQFLTPDPHALGVNGPAHAPRILLLYGSLRQRSFSRLVTEEASRLLQAMGAETRTFNPSGLPLPDDADEQHPKVRELRELVQWCEGMVWCSPERHGAMTSVMKAQIDWIPLSMGAVRPTQGKTLAVMQVSGGSQSFNAVNQLRILGRWMRMITIPNQSSVAKAFMEFDDNDRMKPSSYYNRIVDVMEELMKFTLLTRGGSDYLTNRYSERVESAEQLTTRVNQRAI
- the arsB gene encoding ACR3 family arsenite efflux transporter gives rise to the protein MGIFERYLTLWVALCIFAGVGLGNLAPDLFELIARLELAHVNLVVAVFIWVMIYPMMVQIDFSAIKDVGKKPKGLLLTLIINWLIKPFTMAALGWLFFRVFFADWVDPQSAGEYIAGMILLGVAPCTAMVFVWSQLTKGDPNYTLVQVSVNDIIMIFAFAPIAAFLLGVSNIAVPWETLLLSVLLYVVLPLVAGAWTRHRLERKGDGVRLDHFLRVLKPWSMLGLLATVVLLFGFQAETIVTQPQTIGLIAIPLLIQTYGIFIITYVAAWWLRLPHNVAAPACMIGTSNFFELAVAVAISLFGLHSGAALATVVGVLVEVPVMLSLVYFVNKTHRWFAHQED